Within Chlamydia pneumoniae TW-183, the genomic segment AGTAACGGTTACGTTTGTACTCTTCCAAATCTTTAATATCTATTTCCCAGCGCGTCTCTTTAGAAGCTTTTAGTTTTTTCTGCTTAATTGCCACATAAATTGCTTGCCTAGTGACGTTATGTAATTTAGCAGCTTGAGTGATCGAAACCCACTTTGTATCTGAGTCTTTGATATCCTCAATTTCTTCTCTTTCTTCTAATTCGTAGCATCCCTCATGTTGTTCGCACGCCATAAGCTAGCATCCCCTCCCCCTCAACATATTTACAATTAAAACAACCGTAACAGTTAGTTTCTTCCTTGTTTTTAGAAGTTTTTAAAGAAGCATTTTCCTAAAAAAAGCTTTATTAATCAAGCTTTTTTGTTAATACAAAGTTTATGTTTTCAGATTAAAATCTTAATAAATCGTAAGCAGGATTATGAATTATTAATATTTCTTTACGTTATAAAAAATAGGTATTCTTAAAAAAACACGCCCTGAATATCGCCAGGGACGTTTTTCTAATCATAACGTTTTTCTTAAGTAGACAAGACAAAATACCAAGAACCAACAAAATATCTACTCTTTTTCTTTTCCTGAACGAAGTATTTTTTTTTAATTTTCCTTATCGGTCAGCAGTTTACAGAAGCCAGGGATAAGGAAACTACAAAGATTTCTTTACTCTTTTAAAATAAAGCTCTCGATTTTTGATTTAAATCTGCGATGAACCTTAGGAAACTCATTTTTGGTTTAAAAGATGAGTTTCTAATTATCGAAATGTCTTTGAATATGACCTGCAACTTCTTTAATCACATCATCGGAAAGGATATGATCGTGTCTTAGACCGGTCTGAGCTACAGGGATTTTCTTCCCTGAACACTCTTCCAAGTTTTTAGGATCTAAAAATGGTGCTGCGAAGCACGTCTCTTTTTTGAACAATCCATCCCCGATAAGATTACCTTGGGAATCCTTGCCATAAATAAAGAGTTCTGGGCAATGCAAGTCCTTGCTTCTCTTTTCAGAATTAATATTCCAATGGGTAAGATTCGCCAGCCAAACTCCTAGACTTCCAATAAACTGTTTAGCAACGGCTCCTGTAGAGCGAGCTCCTCGATCTTTAACGACAAACCAACGGACGCTATCACTTCCGTCTGCGATCTCTTTACTTAATGCTTCGGCTTGAACACTAGCTCCTAAAGAATAGCCATAAGCAACGATTTGACGCGCCTGAGGTCCTGCGGGTTCATCTCTAAGATAGCGTACGCATGCTTGATAAGATTTGACTACATTGTTTCTTGTTATATTCCCTTGGCTCTTCATGACTCCTGGGTAATTGAAGATTAAAATGTTGGATTGAGACTCTTCAGCAATACGGAATATCCAGTCCTTTTCCCCTTGCAGCACTGTCCTATACTCTAAGCAATCGGAGTTTCCATTGGAGATTAACATCCATCGATCTGGCTTAGCATTGGGAAGACGTAACTCCAATCCGTCAATAAAGACCTCGTCATACTGTAAGCAAACCCTTCGCACAGAGGAGACATGATCTTGGAATGAAGCGGAGAAAAGACGCGCGGCGTAAGCTTGTCGCAATAAATTAGAGTCCCTGCATATGGGTCTAAAAATCCACCCTCCTGCACCAAGAAGAATAAAATTCTGACATATCTTCTGAAGGACCCAGAAAAGACCCAAGGGAATAAAGAAGATTAAGCCGAGAAGAAATTTCACAACACCCCATATGATCTCAAGAAGACGATAAAGGTAAGGATGAGCCTGTCGTTTCTCCCAAGAAGTTCTCGCCTGCTCCGAAGAAAACATGGCGATCGAAGGTTTAGGATGCATATCCAATATAGCTGCGTATTGTTCCCTTGCAATAGCTATTGACATTATTACCTTATAATTTCATGCAGAATGTAGTGAGCAAACTATTATAGTGGAAATTATTGAATAAACCAAAAACAAAAGCCGAGTTTATTTATATTAATATAAGTAATTATTTTAATAGAATCGACCTCGAACCATTAGATAGATAGGTGACGACCTTCATCTAGAAAAGAACATTCATTTATTATGATAATGAAGTAAATCTTTTACTTGCAATGAACAAAGAACCAATCGAATGAAAGTTAGCGGTCTTTTTTTAGTCTGAAAATCTAGGTTCTGAGGAAATACGGAAATCCCGGACCAGCAGGTGGATGACTCCCGATCCAGAAGTTTGGGACAAGCGGGGTGTGTAAGCAATCTCAAGAGGGTAATGCCAACTTGCTTTTAATGCATCAGCGTGTCTTCCCAGACCGAAGGCGACACCCTCAAGATTTCTTTCTTTTTGGCTTAAGTAGAGTTTGAGATGGTTTCCAGGCAATACTTTTGGATAGCGTACCTGGCGCACTTTTGAATAGAAGATAGGCATCAGATTCCCCTTCCCAAAAGGCTCGAATAGTTCCATAGAAGCTAGGAGATCATAATCTATAGCATCAAAATCCGCATAAGCATCAATTTCGAGATGAGGAAGTGTGTCACCCTTTTTAAGAGAAGAGTTCACGAGATGAACGAATTTTTTTTTAAAATCTTCGACTTTATCTTCCTTCATAATCACGCCTGCTGCAAAGTCGTGTCCGCCGTAAGATAAAAGGAGCGAGGAGCATTTCTTTAAGACTCCGAGTAGAGGAAATGACCCTATAGTTCTTGCTGATCCCTTTCCAATTCCTCGTTGGATAGCGATGATTACCACAGGTTTGTTATAAGTCTTAGCAAGACGCGCTGAGATAATAGGGATGACACGAGCATGCCATGCCGTGGATGAAAGAACTATAGCAGCCTGCTTTAAAATCTCAGGATTACTATTTAATATCTCTTGGACATCTTGAAATACCTCAGCTTCTATTCTTTGCCTTTCTCTATTTATATTATCTAGCTCCATAATTAGAGCATCTACACGTTCATCATCTTGGGTGAGTAAAAGTTCAACACCTTTTGCAGGGTCGTCCAACCGTCCCAAGCTATTGAGTTTTGGTGCGATCTTCAAGACAATATCTGTCGAAGTGACTTCGCTTTTTTCTACTCCACATAATGCGCAGAGTTTATTCAATCCGGGTCGCGCGCCTCTGGCAATTTCTTTAATCCCATAGCGCACCATAACACGGTTTTCCCCTAGCAAAACACCGACATCCGTGATGGTTCCTAATGTGACTAAATCGAGTAATTTTTTCAGGCTACCTTGACTCTTGGGGACAAGATTTCTGGATATCAGTGCGTTCAGTACTCCTCTTGCGAGCTTAAAAGCAACGCCTACGCCTGTGAGTTCTCGATTCGGGTAGGTATGATCCCGTAATTTAGGATTTAATGTAGCTACGCAGTGGGGAATTTTTCCTGTCGGCATGTGGTGATCTGTAATGATCACATCAATGCCTTGTCTTGTAATATCACTCACCTCTTTTCCTGCAGTAATTCCGCAATCTACGGTGATGAGGAGTGTAATTCCTTCCTCTTTCAACTTTGCAATGAGTGTGGAGGTCTCTCCATGTTGCTTGAGTATCGCACCAAGAAAGAAGTAGCTAACGTGGACATCAATATCTCTTAAAAATTCGACCAGGAGAGCGACGCCTGTCATGCCATCGACATCGCTATCTCCATAAATCATGACGTGTTCTTTACGATCTCTAGCCAGGAGCAGGCGTTCTACAGCCTTTGACATATCTAGGAAGAGTCCAGGATCATAAAGGCTCGACAGATGGCTGTATAAGAACTTATGGATTTCCTGAATCGTTTGGAATCCTCTTGAGATAAAAATCTGAGCCACTGTGGGAGGCAAGTGAAATTCTTTGATAATCATTCCAAGAAACGCAGGATCTTCCTTGGGATGAGCCCAGAGCAATCCTGCTGCAGAAGCATTATCTGAATTTGTCATAAATTTAATACCACAGGGGCCTTTGGGACTAAAGTCCCAAAGGAGATTTTTATATTGCTACACGTTAGATTAAGTTTAACGGTACTTATTTTGAGCGATTTTCTTTACGGACCATAAACAACAACAGAGGTGGTGCAATATAAAGAGACGATAAAGTTCCTAGAAGAATCCCTATGGTCATAATAAATGCAAAATTAAAGACAGAGGAGCCGCCTATAAACAAAAGCATTAACAAAACTGATAGAGTTGTAGCTGTTGTCATTACCGTGCGGCTGAACGTCTTTTGAAGGGCATCATTAACTAAAACATGCATAGGGGTAAACAGGTTCGCTTGGCGATCTTCACGAATACGATCAAAAATGATCAAAGTATTGTTTAATGAATACCCCAATACAGTCATTAAAGCACCAATGGCTTGCAAATCTATTTGAATTTTCTTCAAAAAGAAATGTGCTATAAACAAGACTGCACAGGTAGCCAAAAGGTCATGAATTAAAGCGCATACGGCACTGAAAGCATATTGCCATTCAAAGCGCAAACTCACATAGAGCAAGATGATTGCCAAAGCTCCTAAAAGCCCGATGGTCGCCTGATAACGCATTTTCTTCGATAGTTTGCTGCTTACCTTTGACCAAAAATTTTGCGTTTCGTTTAGAGTTTCCGTAGAGAAATCTAGGCCTGTTTCTGACAACAATCCCACAGCTAACGCCAGCTCATGATCGTTAATTTTAGGAGAGAGGCTCGTATCTGCTTTAGTATAGCTTAAAGCTTTATCACTAAAATAGATTTTGATCTTTTCTGAAGATCCAAATGTTTGAATACGGAAGTCTCTAGAAGAAAGACCAGCTTCCTGTAGTTTATGCACAACTTTGCCACGCATTTGAGCAACATCGCTGATGCCATGCTCTTTTGGATTAAAGGTAAAGGCATACCCTCCTTTAAAATCCATTCCCAAAACGGAATTCCAGGCTCCAAACCCGAGAGCAACGCAACCTAAAAGAAAAACACTTCCAGAAACAGCCCAAAGTTTTTTGCATCCTCTCAAGAAATCATGCTTTATCCCCACGAACTTATTCATCATATGCAACTGTGTATGTTGGGTCTTATTCATCCACAGCATGAAGAAAAATTTAGTCATGAAAAGAGCCGTAAACATTGAAGAGAAAATTCCTAAAATCAATGTCAAAGCAAACCCTTTAATAGGCCCTGTATCTAGGAAGAAAAGAAGTGCTGAGGCCAATACTGTAGTCAAGTTAGAATCAAAAATGGCTCCAAAAGCCTTGGTATATCCTTTTTCTACAGATTTTTTAAGACTTTGAGACAATAAAAATTCCTCTCGGATTCTTTCGAATACAAGAACATTTGCATCTACGGCCATCCCCATAGCAAGAACAATCCCAGCGAGTCCTGACAAGGTGAGTGGCGCATCCAAATACTGTAGAGCTGCCCAGATAAGCAAAAGATTCAGAAGAACAGCTCCCGAAGCGATGACGCCTCCAAATCTATAATATACGCTCATCAAAACAATAAGCATTGCCAAGCCACAGCATGCTGAGATAATGCCTTGTGTACATTGTTTTTTCCCAAGATCAGAAGAGATCGTCTCTTCACTGAGAACCTCGGGAACAAAAGACATCGCTCCAGATTTTAAATCTGAGGCGAGTTTGCTCACTTCACGGTGGGTAAATTTCCCTGAGACACTGGCATGATTTTTCAATGGGACGTTTAAAATAGGGCTGCTGACCATATAACCGTCAATCACTACAGCCATACGCCATCCACGGTTTGCAGAATATTGTCCATTAGCAGTGCCGCTGATCCCCTCCTGACAATATGCGGAAGTCCATGTGTGGAAACTCTCTGTAGGAGAAAGTTTCTCTGCCATTTTCTTAGGGCTTGTATCTTTGACTGAAAAATTTAAAACATAACCTTCCCCTGCAGCAAATTCTGGACGAATGTCTTTTAGGGAAGCTCCATCTAACGCATAATTTCTAAAAACAATGACTAAAGGATTTGCTTTTTGTTCTGCATCTTTTCCAATAGCAATCATAGAAAACGTCGTATCTAAATCTGTCGAAGGCGTTTCGCATCCTGAAGGAGAGAACGCCAACCCCTCACTTTTAAGCTTAGTAATGGCCTCATGGACACTTGGAGGCACATCGACTTCCTCATTAAATAAGGCGCTAGCGAAGGTATTGATTTCTTCGGGAGATGTCTTTCCTTGAGCTTGAGAGGTAAACCAAAGATAGTCTAAAAATCTTTGCACTTCGTAGCGGGAAGCGCTGTAAGAAGAGAACCTCTCATTCACCACATGGAAACTCATTTTTGAGGTCCCCAAGATCTCAGATGAGGAGATCGTAGAAGATCCTGGCACACTGAGATGAATGTAATCTCCCTCACGGCGAAGTTCGATTTCAGATACTCCAAGTTTATTTAATCGAGCACAGAGCTCATCCGAAACTTTAAGAATATCTTCCTTATCGGTGAGCTGCTTTCCCTGATGATCTTTAAAAGAGAGTAGCAGCTGACGCCCACCAACAAAATCAATACCAAGACGTAGTATGTTCTCCCCACGAGAAAATTTTCTCATGTTGAGTTTCATATTTTCTAAGAAAAGATTTTGATAAGGAATCGGAGCACTCAAACGTTCCTGAAGATCCATAGAACACTTTGCGTGTCGGTATTGCTCATGCCAACGCACTAAATCGCTTTGACGATTCTTCTCGATTTGGTTTACAGTTGCAAGGCGATCTTGAATGTCTTTAACTTCTAAAAAGGCACAGCCCTCTTTCCCTATGACAAATCCCTCACCCCATACATCTAGAAATTGCTGCAAGGGGTGCCGGATTTCTAAGACTTGATCTTCTCCTAGAGTCCAGGAAATCGCTTCTGTATGAGAAAAACAGTTATAGAGATTTTGTAGATCTTTTTCGAAACTTTGGAGTTCTTTACCCCCTCCCTGTTGATATTTCGCGACGATAGAACGGAGTCCTTTCAATAAGATGTAAACGGAGCCTTTAGAAAAGTGTTTGCAATCTGTATTGGGAGAAAAGATGTAACAGCCAAAAGCTTCGCTTTCTCTAGGTTGACGACAGAAAACAGGAAAATTTTCTGGAATCAGGTCACAAGATTCAGCTGCAGGCCTATGCAAAGTTAATGCCGTGAGATGTTCTGCGATTCCTTGGAGCAAACGCTCTCCCTGGAGAATAATCTTTCCCTGAGTATCTTTATCCATCCATTGGAAGGAAAATCCGTTGTTATAATCTTCTACTTGAACAGTTAAGTTCTTAGAGAGCTTTTGTTTTTCAACAGCCAAACGACTGTCAAAATCTAAGCGTTGTTCTTTAGACAAAGACGTACGCTGTGCTAACAAATCAGAATGTAGTGTCAGGAAAATTTTACGTTCCTTAGGGCAATACTCTATGGAACTAAAAAATAATGAGGACTCACTACAATCTAATCGAAGCCCTTCAATATAAGGGCAATCTAAACTACGAATGCATGCAGTTTGAGAAAGAGTTTCATATACACTCTTGAGTAGCTTTTGATCTTCAACATCGATTGCTGCGTCGTTTGACAACGAAGACAGGCGTGATAAAAACGCAAGTCTATCTTGGTTGGAAGAAAAGGACTGTTGGCAAAACGCTGAAAGTCGCGAAGAAAAAACCTCAAATCCTGAAGAAAGGTTCTTGGCATACTGTAACAATTGTTCTTTAGGTGCCGTTTCCCAGATAGAGGGGTAACTACAAGAACAGTCTTTTTGTTTCGGAAAAGTACATGCAGAATAGACTCGTTGCAAAATACTTGAGGCCATCTCCTGTTCATTTTCGGAAGAATAGGAAACAAAAGAAAAATCACTTTCTACTAAGGAAGTATTTATAGAGCTTGCTACTTGTATTACATGGTCGTCGTGTTCTCGACTATAGCCAACCACATGGAGTCTTGCAGACTTTATGGGAACGTTAGGCTCTCCATGAACGAGGTTCCCGATAAAGTCCTCTGCATCTTCACCTCTTTTAAAACGCACACTGACAATATCTGGAATCGCAGGATGTTGTTGTATGTGCCCACGTAAATGTAGGGACGAAAGGATCGCTGAGACGCGAGGAATGACATCCTTACGAACTTGCTGGGCCTGCTTGGTAAAAGATTTGATTATATGTTCGGCTTCGTTTCCATCTATTTTCTTATCCAGAGGTTTGGCGTAATATAAACATGTAGGCAAAACGTAATACAAAGCCAAAGCAAACACGCAAATAATGATAGCGAAGTTTCGCTTAACCTTCTGTTTCATTGCACCGCTCTACTTTTTATTAGGAAATATTAAAACCAAAATACCAGTTGAAAAAAAAATCGTCAAACGAAGAGGAGCCCTCCACCTTCAAAGAGAGCTCTTTATTCTGTATCTTTTACAAAATACTATTTTTAATTTTCCTAAAATCTCTATCTCAAAAGGGTCAAATTCAATAAAAACTAGGCAAAAGTATAGCTCTCTTGTTCGCCAACAAAACCAGAAAGCGAAATAGGAGTTACACTATGCGGGGTTGAGGAGTGATGAGGGGAAAAATACAGTGAGGTTGGGCTTGTGGGATCTGTGAAAATAAACTTTATCCGAATGGAATCTTGTTTCTCTTCTCTCATTCGTTTTGCCACCTGCTCTGCAGAGTAGAGGAAAGCGGCTTGTGAGAGCAGTTTTAGGTTTTCCTGTTCCTCTTTAGGGAGTGCATCAGGAACTCCAAGGATAGGAGTGAGTACGTAGATCGTATGTTTTTTCACTATATTAGGATCGCCGATTTGATCTAACACAGTAAAAAATGCTTTAGTATAGGCATCGATATAACATCTTCCCTGAGGTTCCTGGGCTGCGTCAGAAATATTTACATAAATCGCGCTTTTAGGATGCGTGCGGTCACTAGCTTGGTCTTCTGAGCTCCAGGAAATGACTTTAGGATCCAAATATTGCTGTTCCTCTCTTTGGATTTCAGAGAGCAACGAAGACACTACAGAAGGATCTATAGCAAAAGTTTTGCGTGATAAGGAGCTTTTTTCGATCCCCTGTCTTAATGCGATCTGATCCATTTCTTGGATCAGAAAGATACTGGTATTTCTATCGGATTTTTTCTGGAATATCTTAGTAACGATCTCCTGGGAGCCTTCGCAGATCTCTACTTGGGGACAGCCTGGATGATAGTAGCATCCGGGTCGTATTTTTTTCCAAGACTGCAAGAGAGAGAGGCATCCTAACCAATTTATAGGTTTTTCAAAGACCTTAGTTTCTCGAAATAGAGGACGCTCGAATCGTGACCATCCCTTAGAGTATTGTAAGTACGCAAACCCTAAAAGAACCAATCCCAGAATCATAAGACCTATGCACGGGAAAATGGTTTGACATACCCCAGCAGCGAAGGCAGCACATCCTAACAACGCCAAACCAAAACAAGCTAAAACACCGCCCAGTATTTTCTTCGGCAGGTTTTGTGCATTGGGGACGTAGTGGACATTGCCTCCTCCGCGCCACCAAATGACCATTTGAGTGGGAATCAAATCTGAAATGGATATGCGAGGAAATTTCATACTACGAAGCATCCTTTTAGAATTTCTTTTTATTTTTAATAAAAAACTAGAATCGAATAGAATTGCACTAATATTAACAAAACAAAAAATTAAAAAACAAAAGAGTTTGTTTCAAAATTTTCATTGAAAAATAAAAAGAACACTAAAATTGTTTCGACTTTGAAAAAATGAATGTCAACTTGTCAAGATATTCTAGTTTCTTCTACTATGCAACCTAATATTTTCTACTCCTTTGCTCGTCATGAGTAAGCCGAGTATACTTAGATTAGGAGGATGCCTAAGAAGCCCTTGTATTCATTTGAAGTAAGAACTCTCAAAAATTTTCTTCTTGAGACACCGATCTGCTTAGAGAATAGAATACAGCCTCTCCCTACTGGGATGGCTGGGGAAAAATCCTTTGTGATTTTTGTCTTAGGTAAGTGAACGAATTCTCCTTTCTTAAAAATAGGTTCGAAACGTTGTTCCTGAGAACGAATTGTGACTTACGCCCTAATAAATGATCCTGTAGACTTGTCTTTAGCTACCAACAACGCTGAATCCAAGTTCCCCTCTCTACAGCGCCTTCCCAACCATGTTGCTATCATTATGGACGGCAATCGCCGATGGTACAAAAAGCATAGGGAGGAGTGCGGCCACACACACACGTCAGGTCATTATTATGGCGCTAAAGTCCTTCCAAATATTTTAAATGCGGTTCTTGATTTAGGAATTAAAGTTCTTACTCTCTATACGTTTTCAACAGAAAATTTTGGGAGACCAAAAGAGGAAATTCAAGAAATATTTAATATTTTCTATACTCAGTTAGACAAGCAACTTCCTTATCTAATGGAAAATGAAATCTGCTTACGTTGTATAGGAGACCTTTCCAAGCTCCCTAAAGGCATCCAAACGAAAATCAACCATGTGAGTCGCATGACGGCATCGTTCTCGCGTTTAGAGCTCGTATTAGCTGTCAACTACGGTGGCAAAGATGAGTTAGTCCGTGCATTTAAAAAATTACATGTTGATATTCTAAATAAAAAAATATCTTCTGACGACCTTTCAGAATCTTTGATTAGCTCATACTTAGATACTTCAGGACTTACGGACCCCGACTTACTTATCCGTACAGGGGGTGAAATGCGTGTCAGTAATTTCTTATTGTGGCAAATAGCATATACAGAACTATATATCACGGATACCTTGTGGCCAGATTTTACGCCTCAAGATTTGTTTGAAGCGATTAACGTATACCAGCAAAGATCAAGACGAGGGGGGAAATAGGTGCTTAATTCAAATAAGTTTAAATCGAAGACCGGTGCATACGGTGATTTATTTCAGCGTGTTGTTGTTCATTCGTTAGTACTTACATTTTTGGTTCTTCTTCTCTATAGTTCCCTATTTCCCTTAACTTCTTTTGCTCTAGGGTTTATTACCGCGACTTGTGGCGCTGTAGGAACTTATGAGTACTCCTCAATGGCGAAAGCCAAGATGCACTATCCATTAAGCACGTTTAGTGCGATCGGATCTTTTTTATTTTTAGCATTAAGTTTTCTTTCCATTCGTTGGGGACACAGTCTCCCAGGATTCTTCGATGCTCTTCCTTGGACCTTGCTTATTGTTTGGGTCGTGTGGAGTATCTTTAGAGTTCGAAAATCTACAATCGGCGCTTTACAGCTATCAGGAGTCACTCTCTTTTCTATTTTGTATGTAGGGATTCCGATACGTTTATTCTTACATGTCCTTTATAGCTTTATTCATACCCAAGAACCCTATCTTGGAATTTGGTGGGCTTCTTTTCTTATTGCCACAACTAAAGGTGCGGATATCTTCGGTTATTTCTTCGGTAAAGCCTTTGGGAATAAGAAAATCGCCCCACAAATTAGCCCTAACAAAACTGTTGTAGGTTTTGTTGCAGGGTGTTTGGGAGCCACGCTCATTAGTTTTATTTTCTTTCTACAGATTCCCACGAGGTTTGCGAGTTACTTCCCGATGCCTGCGATTTTAATTCCTTTAGGTCTTGCTTTAGGAATCACAGGATTTTTTGGAGATATTATTGAATCCATATTTAAGCGTGATGCTCATTTGAAAAATAGCAACAAGCTCAAGGCTGTGGGTGGTATGCTGGATACCTTAGACTCACTGCTCCTGTCCACGCCGATTGCTTACTTATTTTTGCTCATAACCCAATCTAAAGAGTTTATTGGATGATTATCACTATTGATGGGCCTTCAGGAACAGGAAAAAGCACAACAGCGAAAGCTTTAGCCGACCATCTTCATTTCAATTACTGTAATACAGGGAAGATGTATCGCACTTTAGCCTATGCTCGTTTACAATCTCCCTGGGCGACGCTTCCTTTAACTAAATTTTTAGAAGAGCCTCCTTTTTCTTTTACCTTTGCTACAGGCCAACCTTTAGAGTCGTTTTTTAATGGTCATCTTCTTACCTCTGAATTAACAACTCAAGAAGTTGCGAACGCAGCATCGGAGCTCTCTCAACTTCCAGAAGTTCGTGCATTCATGCAAGATTTGCAACGACGCTATGCTCAGCTTGGCAACTGTGTATTTGAAGGAAGGGATATGGGATCCAAAGTCTTTCCCAACGCAGATTTAAAAATTTTTCTAACTTCAAGTCCTGAAGTTCGTGCGCAACGGCGTTTAAAAGACCTTCCTGAAGGGACTCTTTCTCCTGAGCAATTGCAAGCAGAGCTTGTCAAACGTGATGCTGCAGATGCACAACGCGCTCACGATCCCCTAGTCATCCCTGAAAATGGAATTGTAATTGACTCTTCGGATTTGACAATAAGACAAGTTCTGGAGAAAATTTTAGCTTTACTATTTCGAAACGAGCTATGATTTTCCGCATTTGTAAATTTTTCACGTGGGTAGCTTTTTCTCTTTTCTATAAGCTAAAAGTTTATGGAGTGAAAAAAAATTTTATTAAAGGTCCTGCTATTATTGCAGTAAACCATAATTCTTTTTTAGACCCCATAGCATTGCACATGTGTGTCCATGAGTGTATTTATCACCTAGCACGGGCCTCTTTATTTAATATCCCCTGGTTATGGAAGCAATGGGGGTGTTTTCCCGTGCGTCAAGACGAAGGAAACTCTGCGGCATTTAAAATTGCCTCTCGGCTCTTTAATAAACGAAAGAAGTTAGTGATCTATCCAGAGGGGGCTCGAAGCCCTGACGGTCAACTCCAGCCTGGCAAGGTCGGTATTGGTATGATGGCTGCAAAATCTAGAGTTCCGATCATCCCTGTCTATATTAGGGGAACTTTTGAAGCTTTTAACCGTCATCAAAAAATTCCTCATGTTTGGAAAACGATCACGTGTGTTTTCGGTACTCCCATGTATTTTGATGATATTATTCAAAATCCCGAGATCAAAAATAAAGAAACCTATCAGATCATCACGAATCAAACTATGAACAAAATTGCCGAGCTCAAAGCATGGTATGAATCGGGGTGCAAAGGAGACGTCCCCTAAACTTATGTCGACATTACTTTCTATCTTATCTGTGATATGTTCTCAGGCAATAGCAAAGGCATTTCCTAATCTAGAAGATTGGGCTCCAGAAATTACCCCGTCTACAAAAGAACATTTTGGCCATTATCAATGTAACGATGCGATGAAATTGGCTCGTGTTTTAAAAAAAGCTCCGAGGGCTATTGCTGAGGCCATAGTAGCTGAGCTTCCTCAAGAGCCTTTTTCTTTAATTGAAATTGCTGGAGCAGGATTTATAAACTTTACCTTCTCTCCAGTATTTCTAAATCAACAGCTAGAACATTTCAAGGACGCTCTAAAATTAGGATTTCAAGTTTCCCAACCTAAAAAAATTATCATTGATTTTTCCTCTCCAAATATTGCTAAAGACATGCATGTTGGGCATTTACGCTCTACAATTATTGGGGATAGCCTTGCTAGGATCTTCTCCTATGTAGGTCATGATGTACTTAGACTCAATCATATCGGAGATTGGGGAACTGCATTTGGGATGTTGATCACCTATTTGCAAGAAAATCCCTGTGACTATAGTGATCTTGAGGATCTTACGAGTCTTTATAAGAAGGCCTATGTCTGCTTTACTAATGACGAAGAGTTTAAAAAACGCTCCCAACAGAATGTGGTAGCATTACAGGCTAAGGATCCGCAAGCCATTGCTATTTGGGAGAAGATCTGTGAGACTTCGGAAAAAGCCTTCCAGAAAATCTATGATATTTTGGA encodes:
- a CDS encoding phosphatidate cytidylyltransferase, whose translation is MLNSNKFKSKTGAYGDLFQRVVVHSLVLTFLVLLLYSSLFPLTSFALGFITATCGAVGTYEYSSMAKAKMHYPLSTFSAIGSFLFLALSFLSIRWGHSLPGFFDALPWTLLIVWVVWSIFRVRKSTIGALQLSGVTLFSILYVGIPIRLFLHVLYSFIHTQEPYLGIWWASFLIATTKGADIFGYFFGKAFGNKKIAPQISPNKTVVGFVAGCLGATLISFIFFLQIPTRFASYFPMPAILIPLGLALGITGFFGDIIESIFKRDAHLKNSNKLKAVGGMLDTLDSLLLSTPIAYLFLLITQSKEFIG
- a CDS encoding isoprenyl transferase; this encodes MSLATNNAESKFPSLQRLPNHVAIIMDGNRRWYKKHREECGHTHTSGHYYGAKVLPNILNAVLDLGIKVLTLYTFSTENFGRPKEEIQEIFNIFYTQLDKQLPYLMENEICLRCIGDLSKLPKGIQTKINHVSRMTASFSRLELVLAVNYGGKDELVRAFKKLHVDILNKKISSDDLSESLISSYLDTSGLTDPDLLIRTGGEMRVSNFLLWQIAYTELYITDTLWPDFTPQDLFEAINVYQQRSRRGGK
- a CDS encoding protein translocase subunit SecDF codes for the protein MKQKVKRNFAIIICVFALALYYVLPTCLYYAKPLDKKIDGNEAEHIIKSFTKQAQQVRKDVIPRVSAILSSLHLRGHIQQHPAIPDIVSVRFKRGEDAEDFIGNLVHGEPNVPIKSARLHVVGYSREHDDHVIQVASSINTSLVESDFSFVSYSSENEQEMASSILQRVYSACTFPKQKDCSCSYPSIWETAPKEQLLQYAKNLSSGFEVFSSRLSAFCQQSFSSNQDRLAFLSRLSSLSNDAAIDVEDQKLLKSVYETLSQTACIRSLDCPYIEGLRLDCSESSLFFSSIEYCPKERKIFLTLHSDLLAQRTSLSKEQRLDFDSRLAVEKQKLSKNLTVQVEDYNNGFSFQWMDKDTQGKIILQGERLLQGIAEHLTALTLHRPAAESCDLIPENFPVFCRQPRESEAFGCYIFSPNTDCKHFSKGSVYILLKGLRSIVAKYQQGGGKELQSFEKDLQNLYNCFSHTEAISWTLGEDQVLEIRHPLQQFLDVWGEGFVIGKEGCAFLEVKDIQDRLATVNQIEKNRQSDLVRWHEQYRHAKCSMDLQERLSAPIPYQNLFLENMKLNMRKFSRGENILRLGIDFVGGRQLLLSFKDHQGKQLTDKEDILKVSDELCARLNKLGVSEIELRREGDYIHLSVPGSSTISSSEILGTSKMSFHVVNERFSSYSASRYEVQRFLDYLWFTSQAQGKTSPEEINTFASALFNEEVDVPPSVHEAITKLKSEGLAFSPSGCETPSTDLDTTFSMIAIGKDAEQKANPLVIVFRNYALDGASLKDIRPEFAAGEGYVLNFSVKDTSPKKMAEKLSPTESFHTWTSAYCQEGISGTANGQYSANRGWRMAVVIDGYMVSSPILNVPLKNHASVSGKFTHREVSKLASDLKSGAMSFVPEVLSEETISSDLGKKQCTQGIISACCGLAMLIVLMSVYYRFGGVIASGAVLLNLLLIWAALQYLDAPLTLSGLAGIVLAMGMAVDANVLVFERIREEFLLSQSLKKSVEKGYTKAFGAIFDSNLTTVLASALLFFLDTGPIKGFALTLILGIFSSMFTALFMTKFFFMLWMNKTQHTQLHMMNKFVGIKHDFLRGCKKLWAVSGSVFLLGCVALGFGAWNSVLGMDFKGGYAFTFNPKEHGISDVAQMRGKVVHKLQEAGLSSRDFRIQTFGSSEKIKIYFSDKALSYTKADTSLSPKINDHELALAVGLLSETGLDFSTETLNETQNFWSKVSSKLSKKMRYQATIGLLGALAIILLYVSLRFEWQYAFSAVCALIHDLLATCAVLFIAHFFLKKIQIDLQAIGALMTVLGYSLNNTLIIFDRIREDRQANLFTPMHVLVNDALQKTFSRTVMTTATTLSVLLMLLFIGGSSVFNFAFIMTIGILLGTLSSLYIAPPLLLFMVRKENRSK
- a CDS encoding phage holin family protein, which encodes MKFPRISISDLIPTQMVIWWRGGGNVHYVPNAQNLPKKILGGVLACFGLALLGCAAFAAGVCQTIFPCIGLMILGLVLLGFAYLQYSKGWSRFERPLFRETKVFEKPINWLGCLSLLQSWKKIRPGCYYHPGCPQVEICEGSQEIVTKIFQKKSDRNTSIFLIQEMDQIALRQGIEKSSLSRKTFAIDPSVVSSLLSEIQREEQQYLDPKVISWSSEDQASDRTHPKSAIYVNISDAAQEPQGRCYIDAYTKAFFTVLDQIGDPNIVKKHTIYVLTPILGVPDALPKEEQENLKLLSQAAFLYSAEQVAKRMREEKQDSIRIKFIFTDPTSPTSLYFSPHHSSTPHSVTPISLSGFVGEQESYTFA